The nucleotide sequence CAGATCCACCGCCAGCCGCGCGGCCGGTCGCACGGCGGGGGCAGACTGCATGGGGGCAGACTGCATGGGGGCGGTTCGGTCGCCGGTTGCCGGTTGGGACGATGCATCCGACTGTATGGGTGGCATCGTATTGGCGTCGTTGCAGTCGACCAGGCGGATCGGTTTGTCGCCACGCAGTAAAGCCAGACTGGCGGTGGTGCCGATCGTTTCGATGGCCAGATGATGGACCGATGCGTCAAAGGTCATCGTGGGATCAGCCTGCGGTGGTCGCTGGGGCATTTCGTCAGGGTTCGTTCAGATGGTTCGGGACGCTTGGCAGCCGTTTTGCCGCGACGCGTTCTATCGGCGGCGATGGTGCGGAACTATGGTGCTACGGTCGATGGTCGGCGTTGCAATCCGGGTTGTCGCAGTCCGGGATGCTCAAGTCTGTGTGGGATTGCCGTTAAATTTTGGTATCCGTTACACTTTCGGTTTGTTCGATGTCGTAGCGACGGATCGACGACCAGGGGCACAACACGGTCCGACAGCCCATCGGCCAGGGACCAATTCGGCTTGACGATGAATCAACACCGTTAACGCCGTGTGGGGCAAAATAATTGGCCGCAGACGATCCCAAACCGGCGTTTGGAATCGCGCAAACGTTGGCACCGTCATTCCGTTTTCTTCCGCATCCCGTTTCATTTGCAGCCAAGGTTTTCATCCGTGAAGCGAGCGTTGATCAGCGATATTCACGGGAACCTCGAGGGCCTGCAAGCGGTGTTGGCGGACATCGAAACGGTCGGCGTGGATGAAATTTATTGTCTCGGCGACATCATCGGCTACGGGCCCAATCCGTGCGAGTGCCTGGACTTGGTGATGCGGCACGCCAAAGTGACGATCTTGGGCAACCATGATCAGGCCGCCCTGTTTGATCCCGATGGCTTCAACCCGATGGCGTTGCAGGCGATTTATTGGACTCGCGATCAGCTGGACAATGGTCCGGGCAATCCAGCGCAAGTCAACAAACGCTGGGACTTTCTGGGCGAACTGCCTCGACTGGTCGATGAAGGCGAATTCAAATTCGTGCACGGTTCGCCGCGTGACCCGACCAACGAATACGTGTTCCCCGAATACGTCTTTGATACTCGCAAGATGGAGATTCTGTTCGGACGCGTCGAACAGTATTGCTTCATGGGGCACACTCACTTGCCGGGCGTGTTCACGACCCAGTGCGAATTCAT is from Crateriforma conspicua and encodes:
- a CDS encoding metallophosphoesterase family protein, producing MKRALISDIHGNLEGLQAVLADIETVGVDEIYCLGDIIGYGPNPCECLDLVMRHAKVTILGNHDQAALFDPDGFNPMALQAIYWTRDQLDNGPGNPAQVNKRWDFLGELPRLVDEGEFKFVHGSPRDPTNEYVFPEYVFDTRKMEILFGRVEQYCFMGHTHLPGVFTTQCEFIAPEDCDHRYALGPAKVLVNVGSVGQPRDDNNKSCYVVLDKDAKSIEFRRVEYDIDKTANKIYNIPDLSDALGDRLKHGR